A portion of the bacterium genome contains these proteins:
- the feoB gene encoding ferrous iron transport protein B has product MSGCRILMVGNPNVGKSALFNRLTSSYVVVSNYPGTTVALSNGRMKHEGVEYAIVDTPGMYSLFPITEEERVARRMIMEEPADILLHVVDAKNLPRMLPFTLQLIEAGLPVILVLNIMDEARKAGLAIDAGALEKRLGIPVVPTVSISGEGVRHLKETIAGYRPGGRRLNIDYGLSVEKTVRESARFMPDTSFTPRATALQALQEDKDVLRLLSTVGSGRASKFFEALNQLKLELDRPVNYYLTMGRQRRAEQILADVVKEVEVTGKGSGAGLDRFLMNPWTGVPILLAVLYLGFYRFVGGFGAGTVVDFLEGHLFEQYFVPFVNGWAEKLIPWPVLRDLVANEYGVLTMGIRYAVAIVMPIVGAFFLMFSMVEDSGYLPRLSLLIDRLFKKIGLSGRAVIPMTLGFGCGTMATMVTRTLESTRERVIATVLLALAIPCSAQLGVIFGLAAESPGIIVTWIGVVGAVFLLVGYLIAKILPGETPDFFMELPPLRMPRLGNVWLKTSTRMRWYFMEILPLFLLASVLIWAGNLTGLFEAALSILNYPTRWIGLPEEAAQAFLFGFFRRDYGVAGLYDIQQGGVLTGNQLAVATITLTLFLPCVAQFLIMFKERGWRVAMAVSAFVFPFAFLVGGAVNFALNALGINL; this is encoded by the coding sequence GTGTCCGGATGCCGGATTCTCATGGTGGGCAACCCCAACGTGGGCAAAAGCGCCCTTTTCAACCGGCTCACCAGCAGCTATGTGGTGGTTTCCAACTATCCTGGGACCACGGTGGCTCTGTCCAACGGACGGATGAAGCACGAAGGGGTGGAGTACGCCATCGTCGATACGCCGGGCATGTATTCCCTGTTCCCCATTACCGAAGAGGAAAGAGTGGCACGTCGCATGATCATGGAGGAACCGGCCGATATCCTGCTTCACGTGGTGGACGCCAAGAATTTGCCGCGCATGCTGCCGTTTACCCTCCAGCTCATCGAGGCCGGGCTTCCCGTGATCCTGGTCCTCAACATCATGGACGAAGCGCGCAAGGCCGGCCTTGCCATCGACGCCGGGGCCCTCGAGAAGAGGCTGGGTATCCCTGTGGTCCCCACGGTGAGCATCTCGGGTGAAGGTGTGCGCCATCTCAAGGAGACCATTGCCGGTTACAGGCCCGGGGGCCGTCGCCTCAATATCGACTACGGGCTTTCCGTTGAAAAAACGGTGCGGGAGAGTGCCAGGTTCATGCCGGATACGAGCTTTACCCCCAGGGCCACGGCGCTCCAGGCCCTGCAGGAGGACAAGGACGTTCTCCGGCTGCTTTCCACGGTGGGGTCCGGACGGGCCAGCAAGTTCTTCGAGGCCCTGAACCAGTTGAAACTGGAGCTGGACCGTCCCGTAAACTACTATCTCACCATGGGCCGCCAGAGGCGCGCCGAACAGATCCTGGCCGACGTGGTCAAGGAGGTCGAGGTCACAGGCAAAGGATCCGGGGCGGGCCTGGACCGCTTTCTCATGAACCCGTGGACAGGGGTCCCGATCCTCCTGGCCGTTCTCTATCTCGGTTTCTACAGGTTCGTGGGGGGGTTCGGAGCCGGTACGGTAGTGGATTTTCTGGAAGGGCACCTGTTCGAACAGTATTTTGTTCCCTTCGTCAACGGCTGGGCCGAAAAGCTTATACCGTGGCCGGTGCTGCGGGACCTTGTGGCCAATGAATACGGTGTGCTGACCATGGGTATCCGATATGCCGTCGCCATCGTCATGCCCATCGTGGGCGCTTTCTTCCTGATGTTCTCCATGGTGGAGGACAGCGGATACCTGCCGAGGCTTTCCCTGCTCATCGACCGGCTCTTCAAAAAGATCGGTCTTTCCGGGCGCGCCGTCATCCCCATGACCCTCGGGTTCGGATGCGGGACCATGGCCACAATGGTTACGAGGACCCTGGAATCGACCCGTGAGCGGGTTATCGCGACGGTTCTGCTGGCTCTTGCCATCCCGTGCTCGGCACAGCTCGGTGTTATCTTCGGCCTCGCCGCCGAATCGCCGGGGATCATCGTCACCTGGATCGGGGTGGTGGGCGCCGTATTTCTCCTGGTGGGGTACCTCATCGCGAAGATCCTGCCCGGTGAGACCCCTGATTTTTTCATGGAGCTTCCCCCCTTGCGCATGCCGCGGCTCGGTAACGTCTGGCTCAAGACCTCCACCAGGATGCGGTGGTACTTCATGGAGATCCTGCCCCTGTTCCTCCTGGCCTCGGTGCTCATCTGGGCAGGGAACCTCACCGGGCTGTTCGAGGCAGCCTTGTCGATCCTCAACTACCCGACCCGATGGATCGGCCTGCCGGAGGAGGCAGCCCAGGCGTTCCTGTTCGGGTTTTTCAGGCGGGACTACGGTGTGGCCGGCCTGTACGACATCCAGCAGGGCGGTGTCCTGACAGGGAACCAGCTTGCCGTCGCCACCATTACCCTGACCCTGTTCCTGCCCTGCGTGGCCCAGTTCCTGATCATGTTCAAGGAAAGGGGATGGCGGGTGGCCATGGCAGTGTCCGCTTTCGTGTTCCCCTTCGCCTTCCTCGTCGGGGGGGCAGTAAACTTCGCTCTCAATGCGCTGGGGATAAACTTATAA
- a CDS encoding metal-dependent transcriptional regulator, whose translation MGGISVELSNFAEEILDEILEILWTKLEEGGQESVPRTDIVVGQGPVDEEAVAILADKGFLSITDDLVQLTDTGFEEARRTIRRHRLSERLFYDIFDVAAEEMEEVACRFEHIMIKPGLEEKICALLGHPRLCPHGRPIPVGDCCHRAETQIDQKVVPMSDLRQDEAGVIAYVSTGDSDKLKKLMAMGILPGEPVTLQRRYPSFVFTVGRSRFAVDQGMAEAIYVRRSDPVSS comes from the coding sequence ATGGGAGGTATATCAGTGGAACTGAGCAACTTCGCCGAAGAGATACTGGACGAGATCCTCGAGATCCTGTGGACGAAGCTCGAGGAGGGCGGCCAGGAATCCGTACCCAGAACCGATATCGTGGTAGGTCAGGGGCCCGTGGATGAGGAGGCTGTCGCCATCCTTGCGGATAAGGGGTTTCTCTCCATAACGGACGATCTGGTCCAGCTTACCGACACCGGATTCGAGGAAGCAAGGCGTACGATCCGGCGCCACCGGTTGAGCGAGAGGTTGTTCTACGATATTTTCGACGTGGCCGCAGAGGAGATGGAAGAGGTCGCCTGCCGGTTCGAGCACATAATGATAAAGCCGGGTCTCGAGGAGAAAATATGCGCCCTGCTGGGTCACCCCAGGTTGTGCCCGCATGGACGTCCCATCCCGGTGGGTGATTGCTGCCACAGGGCCGAGACCCAGATCGACCAGAAGGTCGTTCCCATGAGCGACCTGCGGCAGGATGAGGCCGGGGTCATAGCCTATGTGAGCACGGGCGATTCGGACAAGCTGAAGAAGCTCATGGCCATGGGGATCCTGCCCGGGGAACCTGTCACGCTCCAGCGCCGGTACCCCTCCTTCGTCTTTACAGTGGGCCGGAGCCGTTTCGCCGTGGACCAGGGGATGGCCGAGGCGATCTACGTCAGAAGGTCCGATCCGGTATCCTCATGA
- a CDS encoding ARMT1-like domain-containing protein — MKLHDDCRPCLLKQMEATARAAGADEGLVGQVAGAVGSELERLWDPACSPPAISAPLYHLTGSICGEDDPFLAAKVRYTREALRMLPGVQARILESGDPFEAAVRTAIAGNIIDFGTGIYSGLFDLGKTLEDFLQKPLFIDNVKELQARSASARKILYIGDNAGETVFDRPLLRLLDGAELYYAAKDGAVINDATVKDATLAGVHLHARIVSTGTRTPGTLLDQCSDEFLELFESADLVIAKGQGNFETLTELPSLGQLFLLFTVKCPVAARHLDAAMGDMVVMKW, encoded by the coding sequence ATGAAACTTCACGATGACTGCAGACCCTGTCTCCTCAAGCAGATGGAAGCGACTGCCCGGGCGGCCGGGGCCGATGAAGGGCTGGTGGGGCAGGTCGCCGGCGCCGTAGGCTCCGAGCTGGAGCGCCTCTGGGATCCGGCGTGCAGCCCGCCCGCCATCAGCGCACCCCTTTATCACCTGACCGGCTCCATCTGTGGTGAGGATGACCCTTTCCTGGCCGCCAAGGTCCGCTACACACGGGAAGCGCTCAGGATGCTGCCCGGGGTCCAGGCCAGGATCCTGGAGTCCGGGGATCCCTTCGAGGCCGCGGTCAGGACCGCCATCGCCGGTAACATCATCGATTTCGGTACAGGCATCTACAGCGGACTGTTCGATCTGGGAAAGACTCTGGAGGATTTTCTTCAAAAGCCCCTGTTCATAGACAATGTGAAGGAGCTCCAGGCCCGATCTGCCTCCGCCCGGAAGATCCTGTACATAGGGGACAACGCAGGTGAAACCGTTTTCGACCGGCCCCTTTTAAGGTTGCTCGACGGGGCTGAACTTTATTATGCCGCCAAGGATGGGGCTGTAATAAACGATGCCACGGTCAAGGATGCCACCCTGGCGGGGGTACACCTTCACGCCCGGATCGTCAGCACCGGAACGAGAACCCCCGGAACCCTCCTCGATCAGTGCTCCGACGAGTTCCTGGAGCTGTTTGAGTCGGCGGACCTTGTTATCGCGAAAGGCCAGGGCAACTTTGAGACTCTCACCGAACTTCCCTCTCTGGGACAGCTCTTCCTGCTGTTCACCGTGAAGTGCCCGGTAGCTGCCCGGCACCTGGACGCAGCCATGGGCGACATGGTGGTGATGAAGTGGTAG
- a CDS encoding RNA methyltransferase, with amino-acid sequence MTDREHLEQLLLPDRLERFREVLAGRTSSVTAVLENLHKDHNISAVLRTCESFGIQRVHVVPQPGHGRVFDTVTRGCDRWLTIQRHPDVTSCLMRLRADGFRILAGALEERAEPLESVDFSGRIALIFSNELQGASREALDMVDGCFVIPMAGFSQSLNVSVAAGIAIHRVMQYKRSVGEELEPVPPEEAALLMDLWVKKSVRNAGRILKELKIRGSRE; translated from the coding sequence ATGACTGACCGCGAACATCTTGAACAGCTTCTTCTCCCCGACCGCCTTGAACGGTTCAGGGAGGTGCTGGCGGGCAGGACCTCCTCTGTCACGGCGGTCCTCGAGAACCTGCACAAGGACCACAACATCAGCGCGGTTTTAAGGACCTGTGAATCCTTCGGGATCCAGCGCGTCCACGTTGTCCCCCAGCCCGGCCATGGGCGGGTCTTTGATACCGTCACCCGGGGCTGTGACCGGTGGCTGACCATCCAGCGCCATCCCGACGTGACCTCCTGCCTGATGAGGCTCAGGGCCGACGGTTTCCGGATCCTGGCAGGCGCCCTGGAGGAAAGAGCCGAGCCTCTCGAGAGTGTGGATTTTTCCGGCAGGATCGCCCTGATCTTCTCCAACGAACTGCAGGGTGCCAGCCGGGAGGCTCTGGACATGGTGGACGGCTGTTTCGTCATCCCCATGGCCGGTTTTTCCCAGAGTCTGAACGTGTCGGTGGCCGCCGGTATCGCCATCCACCGGGTGATGCAGTACAAGAGGAGCGTTGGTGAAGAGCTCGAACCGGTGCCGCCGGAAGAGGCGGCACTGCTCATGGACCTGTGGGTTAAAAAATCGGTAAGGAACGCCGGCCGGATCCTCAAGGAGCTTAAAATCAGGGGGAGCAGGGAATGA
- a CDS encoding 2-dehydropantoate 2-reductase, with product MAVALKEVHRRFIIYGAGAIGSVFGGMLAKGGHQVDLVGREEHMEAIRKDGLRIDGLLGEFMVEGVGAFTGLERIDPEPVPGVVFIAVKSSDTARAVQDIARSGIVGDGTLVVSLQNGLGNLESIREMFGPYRSVGGRVIFGAQVTRPGWVHVSVWADSVLIGGPPTGPGVEAARNLAGELTRCGIETRVSENIQAALWGKVLYNAGLNPLSALLEVPYGALGEQENARRLLVLLVEEAFAVASVEETLPWESLDGYLELFFGKLLPATESHYSSMLQDLEAGRETEIEAITGEVIRRGDARGVPVPVSKVVYELIKAKAAMEKRSPTDSGV from the coding sequence TTGGCAGTCGCTTTAAAAGAGGTTCACCGCCGTTTCATCATCTACGGTGCCGGCGCCATAGGTTCCGTTTTCGGTGGGATGCTCGCGAAGGGTGGACACCAGGTCGATCTCGTTGGTCGCGAGGAACACATGGAGGCGATCCGGAAGGATGGTCTTCGGATCGATGGGCTCCTGGGTGAATTCATGGTGGAAGGGGTCGGCGCTTTTACCGGCCTGGAGAGGATCGATCCCGAACCTGTTCCGGGTGTGGTCTTCATTGCCGTCAAATCCTCGGACACGGCGAGGGCAGTACAGGATATCGCCCGGAGCGGGATCGTTGGCGATGGTACCCTGGTGGTCTCCCTGCAGAACGGTCTGGGCAACCTCGAGTCGATCCGGGAGATGTTCGGACCTTACCGGAGCGTGGGGGGGAGGGTCATTTTCGGCGCCCAGGTCACCCGGCCAGGATGGGTTCACGTTTCGGTATGGGCCGACAGTGTTCTTATTGGGGGTCCCCCGACAGGGCCGGGGGTAGAAGCTGCCCGCAACCTTGCCGGGGAGTTGACACGATGCGGCATCGAGACACGTGTATCAGAAAATATCCAGGCTGCCCTCTGGGGGAAAGTGCTCTACAATGCGGGATTAAACCCCTTGTCGGCTCTCCTCGAGGTTCCTTACGGTGCGCTGGGTGAACAGGAAAATGCCAGGCGTCTGCTTGTCCTTCTTGTCGAGGAGGCCTTTGCCGTGGCCTCGGTTGAAGAGACGCTCCCATGGGAATCGTTGGACGGTTACCTGGAACTGTTCTTCGGAAAGCTTCTTCCAGCCACCGAGTCTCATTACAGTTCCATGCTCCAGGATTTGGAGGCGGGGCGGGAAACGGAGATCGAGGCCATCACCGGCGAGGTCATCAGGAGAGGCGATGCCCGGGGCGTCCCGGTGCCGGTAAGTAAGGTGGTGTATGAGCTTATTAAAGCTAAGGCGGCGATGGAAAAACGTTCGCCAACAGATTCCGGAGTCTGA
- a CDS encoding peptidylprolyl isomerase gives MPKVSIETSMGTIVAELDLEKAPISVENFLGYARDGFFDGTIFHRVIDGFMIQGGGFGADMQPKKGKPAIRNEAANGLKNSRGTLAMARTSVVDSATAQFFINLVDNGLLDHRDTSNAGFGYAVFGKVVEGMDVVDAIGKVKTGSKGMFQDVPAEPVVMKKVTVLE, from the coding sequence ATGCCGAAAGTCAGTATCGAAACATCCATGGGAACCATCGTCGCCGAACTTGACCTGGAAAAGGCGCCCATCAGCGTGGAGAATTTCCTCGGTTACGCGCGGGACGGGTTTTTCGACGGCACGATCTTTCACCGGGTCATCGACGGATTCATGATCCAGGGCGGGGGGTTTGGCGCCGACATGCAGCCGAAGAAAGGAAAACCCGCCATCAGGAACGAGGCCGCGAACGGGCTCAAAAACAGCAGGGGCACCCTGGCTATGGCCAGGACTTCCGTGGTTGACAGCGCCACGGCACAGTTCTTCATCAACCTGGTGGATAACGGCCTTCTCGATCACCGGGACACCAGCAATGCCGGTTTCGGTTACGCCGTGTTCGGCAAGGTCGTGGAGGGGATGGACGTTGTGGATGCCATCGGCAAGGTCAAAACCGGCAGCAAGGGAATGTTCCAGGATGTGCCGGCCGAACCGGTGGTCATGAAGAAGGTCACGGTCCTGGAATGA
- a CDS encoding septal ring lytic transglycosylase RlpA family protein, with the protein MSRQKVRPLSLITYPLSLGCLLFLVSCATNPPGRTLSGVEGPLPPPSKEAQAPSQSGKIYTVMGQTYRVLGSSRGYVERGMASWYGTKFHGRKTASGEIYDMDKFTAAHRTLPLGTFVKVRRTDCRGESVVVRVNDRGPFVDNRVIDLSRAAATQLDMLEEGTAEVTITAFGEEILRGRPGEVTLKARYDYNEGSFSVQVGAFTVKENAQRLALSMKAEHGAADLSLFDRGDMVFFRVRVGRFESREEAEGFRDNLIRSGEFGQAFVVAR; encoded by the coding sequence ATGAGCAGGCAAAAGGTACGGCCCTTATCCCTTATCACTTATCCCTTGTCCCTTGGCTGCCTCCTGTTCCTGGTTTCCTGCGCTACCAACCCTCCTGGCCGAACCCTGAGCGGTGTCGAAGGGCCCCTCCCTCCTCCCTCGAAAGAGGCACAAGCCCCCTCACAATCCGGCAAGATCTACACTGTCATGGGGCAGACTTATCGGGTCCTGGGGTCCTCGAGGGGTTATGTCGAGAGGGGAATGGCTTCATGGTACGGGACAAAGTTCCATGGCCGCAAGACCGCCAGCGGCGAGATCTACGACATGGACAAGTTCACAGCCGCCCACCGGACGCTGCCCCTCGGTACCTTCGTCAAGGTCAGGCGCACCGACTGCAGGGGGGAGTCGGTGGTGGTCCGCGTCAACGACAGGGGGCCCTTCGTGGATAACCGCGTCATCGATCTCTCCCGGGCGGCCGCGACCCAGCTCGACATGCTTGAGGAAGGGACGGCCGAGGTGACGATCACCGCCTTTGGCGAGGAGATCCTCCGGGGCAGGCCGGGAGAGGTCACCCTCAAGGCGCGGTACGATTATAACGAGGGGTCGTTCTCCGTCCAGGTTGGGGCGTTCACGGTCAAGGAGAACGCGCAGCGCCTTGCGTTGAGCATGAAGGCGGAACACGGCGCCGCCGACCTGTCCCTTTTTGACAGGGGCGACATGGTCTTTTTCCGGGTCAGGGTCGGCCGGTTTGAAAGCAGGGAGGAGGCAGAAGGGTTCAGGGACAACCTGATCCGTTCGGGCGAGTTCGGGCAGGCGTTCGTAGTGGCGCGATAG
- a CDS encoding PfkB family carbohydrate kinase has protein sequence MRKVFFLLPPSTSCIDMILVVGNLNYDILLPMDRFPSSHEKMTCESAVAGCGGSAANTAWWLAKLGVPVALAGAVGSDPMGQAQLADLEAAGVRIRGVIRTPGSTGLAVIFSLGREKRMVRAPGANLHTTFFPGLLDGCRILYLSGADIPVLAQYARGARQRGITVLCGRHGAQDEAVASHADGFILNSDEVRELTGVADPEDGVRALDARLAVVTLPEGGCLVSEGIEVVHVPSPELDPVDRTGGGDAFAAGFIAGFYSSLSLEECGELGNKLASMVIMERGGRPEISLGCELKFQV, from the coding sequence ATGCGGAAGGTTTTCTTCCTCCTTCCTCCTTCCACCTCCTGCATTGATATGATCCTCGTTGTTGGAAACCTGAATTACGATATCCTCCTCCCCATGGATCGTTTTCCCTCCTCCCACGAGAAGATGACCTGCGAATCCGCTGTGGCCGGATGCGGCGGAAGCGCCGCCAACACGGCGTGGTGGCTCGCAAAGCTGGGTGTACCGGTGGCTCTTGCGGGTGCCGTGGGTTCGGATCCCATGGGTCAGGCCCAGCTCGCGGACCTCGAGGCCGCGGGAGTGCGGATCCGCGGAGTGATCCGGACGCCGGGGTCCACGGGCCTTGCGGTCATCTTTTCTCTGGGGCGGGAGAAAAGGATGGTACGGGCACCCGGAGCTAACCTTCACACGACCTTCTTTCCCGGCCTGCTCGACGGCTGCCGCATCCTCTACCTTTCCGGTGCCGATATTCCGGTGCTGGCACAGTACGCCCGCGGGGCTCGTCAGCGGGGGATCACCGTGCTGTGCGGACGCCACGGGGCACAGGACGAGGCCGTGGCGAGCCATGCGGACGGTTTTATCCTCAACTCCGACGAGGTCCGGGAATTGACGGGTGTCGCGGATCCGGAGGATGGGGTGAGGGCCCTCGACGCGCGGTTGGCGGTTGTGACCCTTCCAGAGGGGGGGTGCCTTGTCTCTGAAGGGATCGAGGTCGTGCACGTCCCCTCTCCCGAGCTGGACCCTGTGGACAGGACCGGGGGCGGCGACGCTTTCGCGGCAGGGTTTATAGCGGGGTTTTACAGTAGTTTGAGCCTGGAGGAGTGTGGGGAGCTTGGAAACAAGCTGGCGAGCATGGTGATCATGGAGCGGGGCGGCAGACCTGAAATTTCATTAGGATGTGAGCTGAAATTTCAGGTCTAG
- a CDS encoding thioredoxin family protein, which translates to MFCPEPVRLAYAMASVSSRVKALVFGSQQYPELSQRYKVVTVPKIWVNDKVYIDGAAPTRAMMEMTLVKMMKQALDESVPKGKFRLPRD; encoded by the coding sequence GTGTTCTGTCCCGAGCCGGTCCGGCTCGCATACGCCATGGCCTCAGTGAGCAGCCGCGTGAAGGCACTGGTCTTCGGAAGCCAACAGTATCCAGAGTTGAGCCAGCGCTACAAGGTCGTGACGGTTCCCAAGATCTGGGTGAACGACAAGGTCTACATCGACGGCGCCGCGCCGACGCGAGCGATGATGGAGATGACCCTGGTGAAAATGATGAAACAGGCACTGGACGAATCGGTCCCGAAGGGGAAGTTCCGTCTCCCCCGAGACTGA
- the cysK gene encoding cysteine synthase A, with translation MSRIYGSITELVGKTPLLRLNKVTDGAKGIVLGKMECMNPLSSVKDRIGLSMIEAAEKAGLIDTGTVIVEPTSGNTGVALAFVAAARGYRLILTMPDTMSVERRNLLAAMGAELILTPGSSGMRGAIERAEELLEQLPNAFMPNQFENAANPEVHRRTTAEEIWTDTDGKVDFFVAAVGTGGTLTGAGGALKGKNPNLKVIAVEPSDSPVLSGGPPGPHKIQGIGAGFVPPVLDTALIDEIIRIDADNAFRTSRRLAREEGILVGISAGANVHAAVQVAGRPGNEGKTIVTILCDTGERYLSTPLFE, from the coding sequence ATGAGCCGAATTTACGGGAGCATTACGGAGCTGGTAGGGAAAACGCCCCTTCTAAGGCTGAACAAGGTTACCGATGGGGCCAAAGGCATCGTCCTGGGAAAGATGGAGTGCATGAACCCCCTTTCCAGCGTCAAGGACCGTATCGGGCTGAGCATGATCGAGGCAGCCGAAAAGGCAGGCCTCATCGACACGGGAACGGTCATCGTGGAACCGACCTCGGGCAACACGGGCGTCGCGCTGGCCTTCGTCGCGGCCGCCCGGGGGTACAGGCTCATCCTGACCATGCCTGACACAATGAGCGTCGAGCGGCGGAACCTCCTTGCGGCCATGGGAGCTGAACTGATCCTGACGCCGGGCTCCAGTGGCATGAGGGGAGCTATCGAGCGGGCTGAGGAACTCCTGGAGCAGCTGCCCAACGCGTTCATGCCGAACCAGTTCGAGAACGCCGCCAACCCCGAGGTCCACCGCCGAACCACCGCCGAGGAGATCTGGACCGACACGGACGGCAAAGTGGATTTTTTCGTTGCCGCTGTGGGTACCGGCGGTACTTTGACTGGTGCAGGCGGAGCCCTCAAGGGAAAGAACCCCAACCTCAAGGTTATCGCCGTTGAACCCTCCGACAGCCCCGTCCTTTCAGGCGGCCCTCCCGGGCCCCACAAGATCCAGGGGATCGGGGCCGGGTTCGTTCCCCCTGTTCTGGATACCGCCCTCATCGACGAGATCATCAGGATCGACGCCGACAACGCCTTCCGGACATCCCGCCGGCTTGCCAGGGAAGAGGGCATCCTCGTGGGGATCTCCGCCGGGGCCAACGTCCACGCGGCTGTCCAGGTAGCGGGACGCCCTGGCAACGAGGGCAAGACCATCGTGACGATCCTGTGCGATACGGGGGAAAGGTACCTTTCCACTCCATTGTTTGAGTAG
- a CDS encoding molybdenum cofactor guanylyltransferase has protein sequence MTPGVPFPGEVGAAVLVGGQSSRFGRDKVLLEVDGEPLVKRSITLLSSLFSDVLVIGHDRPEFHILGIRAIEDLIPGKGSLGGLYTAVMTAGTPAVFVMAADMPFVSASLIDQVVRMRGGVDAVIPRGPTGFEPLCALYSRSCAAPMKKAIDKGSFRIMAALEGLKITNPEIMTVEGEGDPFANINTPEDWERLADP, from the coding sequence ATGACCCCTGGCGTGCCTTTTCCCGGGGAGGTCGGCGCAGCAGTCCTGGTTGGAGGACAGAGCAGCAGGTTCGGCAGGGACAAGGTGCTGCTCGAAGTCGACGGGGAACCTCTGGTCAAAAGATCGATCACCCTTCTTTCTTCCCTTTTCAGCGACGTGCTGGTCATCGGTCACGACCGGCCGGAGTTTCACATCCTGGGGATCAGGGCCATCGAAGACCTTATCCCCGGGAAAGGATCTCTCGGGGGTCTTTACACAGCTGTCATGACCGCCGGCACACCCGCCGTCTTCGTCATGGCTGCCGACATGCCATTCGTATCCGCGTCCCTCATCGACCAGGTGGTCCGGATGCGAGGCGGTGTTGACGCGGTGATCCCCAGGGGGCCAACGGGCTTCGAACCGCTGTGCGCCCTCTACTCCCGAAGCTGCGCCGCTCCCATGAAAAAAGCCATCGACAAGGGATCCTTCAGGATCATGGCGGCCCTCGAGGGCCTGAAGATCACGAACCCGGAAATTATGACGGTGGAAGGCGAAGGGGATCCTTTTGCTAACATCAACACTCCGGAGGATTGGGAACGGTTGGCTGACCCCTGA
- a CDS encoding protoglobin domain-containing protein, producing the protein MITVKKIKAHYELTSAEEKLLGELASTMKKHRDRFGTELMAYFLSHEFMADFFPTEAKQNHHAMTFAGWFMRLFSGTYDEAYFQQLRKVGRVHVGINLDGHLVNSTMTKVRQFLTEVIEQDIPAEDREKVTTAITKILDINLDVLTSSYRQAELKKYFLNARAESILMSLLERFTHGLNLVLGMALVVVSLAVVWLFIQDVANIFRAEHLETGVVGALGSLLIIWMMIELLGTEIQHLRGRHIPITIFIGIVIVAFIRKVLIGSLQHANPGAQLTTLMDYGTRVFTLLLLAVVYWLISHADRGK; encoded by the coding sequence ATGATCACCGTCAAAAAGATCAAGGCCCATTACGAACTGACCTCCGCCGAGGAAAAACTTCTCGGAGAGCTTGCCTCCACCATGAAGAAACACCGGGACAGGTTCGGGACGGAACTGATGGCCTATTTCCTTTCCCACGAGTTCATGGCTGACTTTTTCCCCACGGAGGCGAAGCAGAACCATCACGCCATGACCTTTGCCGGCTGGTTCATGAGGCTTTTTTCCGGGACCTACGATGAGGCCTATTTCCAGCAGCTGCGGAAAGTCGGCAGGGTCCACGTGGGCATCAACCTCGACGGCCACCTTGTCAACTCCACCATGACCAAGGTGAGGCAGTTCCTGACCGAGGTGATCGAGCAGGACATTCCGGCCGAGGACCGGGAAAAGGTCACGACAGCCATTACCAAGATCCTGGACATCAACCTGGACGTGCTCACCAGTTCCTACCGGCAGGCCGAGTTGAAGAAGTATTTCCTCAACGCCAGGGCCGAATCGATCCTCATGAGCCTGTTGGAGCGGTTCACCCATGGACTGAACCTCGTCCTGGGGATGGCTTTGGTTGTCGTGTCCCTGGCCGTGGTGTGGCTGTTCATTCAGGACGTGGCCAACATCTTCCGGGCCGAGCACCTGGAAACGGGAGTTGTGGGGGCTCTCGGTTCCCTGCTTATCATCTGGATGATGATCGAGCTTCTCGGCACCGAGATCCAGCACCTGCGGGGACGTCACATACCCATTACGATCTTCATCGGGATCGTCATCGTTGCCTTTATCAGGAAGGTGCTCATCGGATCCCTGCAGCACGCCAACCCTGGTGCCCAGCTCACCACCCTCATGGATTACGGCACCAGGGTCTTCACCCTGCTTCTCCTCGCCGTGGTGTACTGGCTCATCTCCCACGCTGACCGCGGCAAATGA